The Nitrospira sp. genomic sequence GTCGCCGGTGAGCATCAAGGCTTCTTGTGCCAGCATTTGCTGGCGCCCCTGCCGGTCTGTACGGAATCCCACTTCAATACGGTGAAGTTTTTCAACTTTTGGCTGCAGGACCGATTCGATCAGGGGAATCTTGCCGTGCGGACCGGGGCCAACCGTCCGAACGGGGATGCCGAATCGTTTGACGACCCCTTCTTCATCCGGGGCGACAATGAACGCACTCTGCCAGGCGACAAAGACCAGCAATCCCACAAGCAGCAGACCTTTCATTCCGCCGGACGGGATGAGCCCTTGCAGCTGCGACTGCGCCTGTTTCAGCGCATCGTCGAGCTTATCGTTCTTTTTATTCCAGGGATCGTTGGGGTTCCAGACCATAGATGTTTTGGGGGATAGTGGGTTGTCGTGACGAGACGTCACTCTAGCAGAGTGGATCCTGCGACGCAACCGCCAGGCTGAGGCCTCGTCAGGATGTCGCGTGTGATTTCATATGAGAAAATGGGAGTGCGGAGAGTTCTTGTGAGATTACGATGCTACGGATCCGCCGCACGAGGAGCCGGATCCGGCCGTGCAGCCATAGCAATGGTTGCGGGTGACGATCCGTCGCTGATTGAGGAGGGCCGGATCAAAGTCACGAATGTGGCCCGGCGCCCCGTGATCCACCGGCAGCTCCAGCATCTGGTTGAAATCGCAGTCGTAGAGTTTGCCGTCCCAGCTTACCGAGAGCGTATAGCGGCACATGACTCCTGTCGCGGCAGCCGGATTAAAGGCATTGGCCAGTCGCGCCATGTAGCCGTCATAGTTGCCGCTCTCGACCAGAAATTCCAAAAACCGGCTCACCGGCATGTTGGTGATGGTGTAGAGGTGATTGAATTCTACGCCATGCCTGGCGCGAAGTTCCTTCCTGAATTGGGCTTCGATCGCATCCTGCTTCGGCGGCAGGAAAGCGCCCACCGGATTATGCACCAGATTGAGCAGTAGCCCGCTTCCCTCTCGTCCATATCCGAGCTTGTTCAAGAGTCGAAGCGCATCGATGGATTTGTCGAAGATGCCTTCGCCGCGCTGCGCATCGGTCTGACTCGCCCGATAGTAGGGCAAGGAGGCCATCACTTCCACGCGGTGAGCGGCGAGAAATTCCGCGAGGTCGGACTGCGAGGGGATTTGCAGCACCGACAAATTGCAGCGATCCATCACATGACGTCCCAGCGCGCGGGCGTGCTCGACCAACCACCGAAAATTCGGATTCAGTTCCGGCGCCCCGCCGGTGATGTCGACGGTGGGAATATCGGTCTGTGCCAAGGCGGCGATGCAGAGCTCCGCCGTTTCCCGCGACATGCTCTCCGTGCGGTCGGGCCCGGCATCCACGTGACAATGTCGGCAGGTCTGATTGCAGAGTTTGCCAACGTTGATTTGGAAGACCGTGATCCCGGAGGCCTGAAATGAAGGCAACCCGGCTTCGGTGAGACGGGTTGCAAACGGAGTGACGCCGGCCGTCTCGTCGAGAATGCGAAGCTGCTCAGTCGACGAAGCGAGGGGGTTGTGACGGCCTATGAGGGTAAGCGCCATCGTCTTTAGCAGCACCCGCCAGCCGGGGCGCAATTCACCGCATCGCCGCCCACGGGCTGGCTGGCGCGATTGAGAATGGCAAAGTGCGGCGCGTAGCCTTCAGCTTCAAGGACCTTGAGCGTTTTTGAGCAGATTTCAACCGGCTCGCCGCGGCGGAAGACATGGTGGTCATCATCGTGTGCTTCGAGAAACGGGCCAGCCATGAGGGCGTAGTCGCCTTTCCAGGTGCAAGGGACCTGTTCGGGAAACACAGCCGTCCATCGCGGATCCTCCCGGTTGAGCCACAGGGGAGCCTCGGAGAATACGAACAGCGCGGCGAAGGGGGGCCGGCTCAGCAGGGCGGCCAGCTCCGGAGTGAGCGGCTGGGGGATCCCGCGCATGTAAGGCGTGCCTCGTTCATCCACCACGCGGCTGAAGGGGCCGCGAAGCGTGGCGTAGCGCGCCGGGCGCACGGCCGTTTCAGCGGGAAGCTTGTAGCCGGTCAAGGTGACGGAGAAGAAATGAATGCCGTCGATTCGCTGCCAGGGGGACGACTTGATCAGATGCAGTCCGACAAAACCGGCCTCCGTCATCCCGGCCATATAGTCAGTCAGCGTCAGCGCGCCGGATAAACAGTCGCCCCACTTCTCCGCATCATGCACCAGGTATTGCGGCACGGGCTGGTCCGCGACGATGTCGGAAATCGTGAACCGCCCGCCCGGCTTGGCCACGCGGAACATCTCGCGAAAGACTTTCCGCTTGTCGGGAGCCAGGTTGATCACGCAGTTCGAAATAATCAGGTCGATGGTGTCGTCGGTGACCGGCATCGCGTCGGCCATCCCCTTGCGGAACTCGACATTGGACGCGGGATAGCCGAGATTGGTGGCGACCACGACCGCATTTTTGCGGGCGATCTCCAGCATCGTATCGGTCATGTCGATGCCGATCACTCGCCCGGTCGGGCCAACAAGCCGCGAGGCTTCGAAACAGTCGATCCCGCCGCCTGATCCGATGTCCAAGACCGTCTCTCCGGCGCTCACTGTGTTCAGTCCGGCCGGGGTACCGCACCCATACGAAATCTTGAGGACCTCTTCTGGGATGAACGATTTGAGGTTCGCCATGTCATAACTGGTCGGGCAGCACATCTGCTCGCCCGTGCTGGCGGCTTTGGCGTAACGGTCACTGACTTTTTTCTCGATTTCATCTATCGGCATGGCGGCCTCGTCATGGTGTGGCAAGAAGGTATGTGATGGCTGTATGTACCAATCCTTTGCTTGTCGGGTCAATCGGTATATTGCCGGGGGGATCGGGGAGGGATGATTGACGCCTGATTGTCACCTAGTCAATGTCGATAGTCGGCCGAACGACTGACCGCAGGGCCGTACCGCACCTCGGAGGAGTCCTGATTGACAAGCTGTAGCCGTATGGCTACATTTGGTTATGTTCGAGATCCGCACAACACGGGTGTTCGCCAGGTGGTTGGACGGTTTGCGTGATGTGCGCACGCGAGCACGCGTCCTTGTCAGGGTCGAGCGGCTGGCAGACGGTAATCCCGGAGACGTCAAGCCGGTCGGGGAGGGCGTATCGGAAATGCGGATCGACTACGGACCTGGGTATCGGGTGTATTTCATACAGCGAGGGGAAGAGGTCATCGTTCTGTTGGCCGGTGGAGATAAACGGACCCAGGAGGCCGACATTCAACGAGCGCTCCGGCTCGCGAGGAATTTGGAGGGGTGACGATGAGGAAGACAACGACAATCCGGTATGACACGGCGGACCATCTGAGATCGCCTGAGGATGTGGCGGCGTATCTGGAGGCGACGTTCGAGGAAGCCAATGGCGATGCCGCGTTCATCGCCAAGGCCTTGGGCAATGTCGCGCGATCCAAGGGGATGGCGAAAGTAGCGCGGGAAGCAGGACTGTCGCGTGAGAGCCTGTACAAGGCGCTCTCCGGCGACCGAAGCCCGGGGTTCGATACGGTTCTGAGAGTCATGGGTGCGTTGGGGCTGAACCTGCAAGTCCAGGTTTCGCGACCTCGTAAATTACGTTCGACTACACGTTCGTCCAAGCGAAGAGCGGTGTAAGGGGTGAGTGGGATTGTCAGCTGACAGCGGCACTGAGAATAGCTCCCGACACCAGTATTTGCCTCAGCGATACATAGCCCCGCAGTCGCAATTCATTGAAACAGCAACGGTCATGGCGTATGGTTTACGAACAGAATTGGTGGATCCGGCTCTTATGCGGGTCGGACTAAACACTGTTAGCCCGCAATAACCTCAAGGAGATGCTTCTTGCGTTGGCTTGCACACACTGAAAAAGATACTGCCACGGTCACCCGTAGGAAGCGCCTCTGGGACGCCACGGGCCAATTCCACGCCAGCTCCTGGCTCAAGCCGCAAGAATATTCCGGCCTCACTCTCGGCCCCATCTTCGTGCGCTTTGCTGAGCGCCTTTGCCGCTGTCGTCCGCACGGCTACGATCTGTGCCCCGAATGGTTTTACCCATGAGCCTAGTCAAGTCCAAACAACGCGTCTCTGACCACGGGGAAGTGTTCACGCCATCGTGGATGGTCGAAGCAATGCTCGATCTCGTCAAGGGCGAGACCGAGCGCATTGACTCCCGATTCTTGGAGCCGGCGTGCGGGAGCGGGAACTTCCTCGTTCGGATTCTGCAGCGCAAGCTTGCTGCCGTCGAACTCAAGTTTGGAAAGTCCGACTTTGAAAAGCGGCACTACGCTCTTCTCGCCCTGATGTGTACCTACGGGATTGAGATCTTGGCGGATAACATCGCCGAGTGCCGCTCTAACATGCTGGAGATCCTAGCCGACTATCTGAATCTCGAGGAGTCGGATAACCTGTATCAGGCCGCTTTCTATGTGCTTTCGCAGAACCTCATCCACGGTGACGCCTTGTCGATGCGCACCAGCGATGGCCAGCCGATCACCTTTGCGGAGTGGGGCTACCTCGGCAAGGGGAAGTTTCAGCGGCGAGATTTTCGCTTGGACATACTCACGCAGGCGTCGGCCTACAGTGCGGAGGGAGACCTCTTTGCCAACCTCGGAAAACATGAAATCTTTATGCCGACCAAGATCTACCCGCCGATGACGGTGAGCGAGCTGGCCACCGGGTTTATGCACGTGGCACTTGCCCCATCTCCTAGGGAGGAGGCATGACGACGGTGGCTGCTTCCATACCTGTGCTTCGCTGGGCGGCGAAACGCGCGCGCTTTGACGACAGCGACTTGGTGGCACGTTTCAACAAGTGGCCCTTGTGGCTCAGTGGCGAAGCTCAGCCCACGCTCAAGCAACTGGAAGACTTCGCGCGCCTCACGCACACCGCCATCGGCTACTTTTTTCTGCCCCAGCCGCCCGCGCTGGCACTGCCGGTGCCGGACTTTCGCATCCTGCGCGACGAGGCGCTCGCCGAACCCAGCAGCAACCTGCTGGACACCCTTTACCTATGCCAGCAACGGCAGGAGTGGTACCGCAACCATGCCCGTATGCACGGCTTGCCGGCCTTGCCATTCGTCGGCAGCGCCAGGTTGCAGGAAGCGCCGGAGGTGGTGGCACAACGTCTGCGCGAGACGCTGAGTTTGTCCGCCGAGGCGCGTCGCCAAATGCCCACCTGGGCGGATGCGTTGCGCCAGTTGATCGCCAAGGCCGAAGACGCCGGGGTGATGGTGATGGTGAGTTCCGTGGTGGGCAGCAACAGCCACCGCAAGCTGGACGTGGGTGAGTTTCGCGGCTTCGCGCTGGCGGACAGCCTTGCGCCGCTGGTCTTCTTGAACGGCGCTGACAGCAAGGCCGCGCAGATGTTCACGCTGGCGCATGAGCTGGCCCATGTGTGGCTGGGCGCAACGGGCGTGTCGGACACGCAGGTGGGGCAGGTGCCCGAGCAGCAAACCGAGCGCTGGTGCAACCAGGTCGCGGCGGAACTGCTGATGCCCATGGCGGAGCTGCGAGCAGCGCACCAGCCTGATGCGCCGATTCCGGACGAAATCCAGCGGTTGGCACGCGAGTTTAAGGTCAGCACGCTGGTGGCCTTGCGCCGCCTGTTCGACGCAGGCTTCATTAGCCAGGTTGCGCTGTGGCAGCACTACCGGGAGGAACAGGAGCGGCTGCGCACGCTGAAGGAACGCAGCAGCAGTGGCGGCGACTTCTATCACAGCCTGGGCGCGCGCACCAGCAAGCGCTTTGCCCGCGCCATCGTATCCAGCACGCTGGAGGGGTTGACCTCGTTTCCAGATGCCTTCCGCATGCTGGGGATGCGCAAGACGGCCACGTTCTACGAAGCGGCGCGCGAGCTGGGAGTGACGGCGTGAGCTATCTGCTGGACGCCAATGTGTTCATGTCCGCGAAGAACCTGCACTACGGTCTGGATTTCTGCCCGGCGTTCTGGGACTGGCTGGTGCACAAGGGCAACACGGGATCGGTGTTCACCATCGACAAAGTGGCCGATGAAATCGAGGCGGGCCAGGACGAGTTGTCGGACTGGGCCAGAAACCACGGCGATGCGCTCTTTCGGCGAACGCCTCCGACACTGGCGCCGCAGTTTACCCAGGTCAGCACCTGGGCTACGGGGCAGCAATACACACCGGCCGCTATCAACACCTTTCTGCAAGTGGCGGACTTCTATCTGATTGCGCACGCGCTGGCTGGCAATCATGTGATCGTGACCCACGAACATCCGTCCAACTCGCCTAACCGGATCAAAATACCCGATGCCTGCGTGGGCCTGGGCGTGCGGTTTATGACGCCCTACCAGATGCTGCGTATTGAACACGCTCGCTTCGTGCTGGGGACGCACGCATGAGCGAGCAAGCCGCCTTCACACTCCGCGGCCGTAACCCGGATGTGCTGACGTGCATCGCCAACCTCTCCAACGACAAGGTGTTCACACCGCCGGAGCTCGCGAACAGGATGCTGGACACGCTGGCCGAAACGTGGGCCGCCAACAACGGCGGCGTGAACATCTGGGCCGACAAGACGGTGAAGTTCCTGGACCCCTGCACGAAAACCGGCGTATTTCTACGCGAGATCACCAGCCGTCTCACCAAAGGGTTGGAGAAGAAAATTCCCGATCTCCAAGAACGCGTCGATCACATCCTGACCAAGCAGGTGTTCGGCATCGGCATCACGCACCTCACCAGCTTACTTGCACGCCGGAGTGTCTATTGCTCGAAGCACGCCAAGGGCACGCACTCCATCGCCAAGGGCTTCGCCAGCGATGCGGGCAACATCTGGTTCGAGCGCATGAAACACGCGTGGGTAAATGGCAAGTGCACGTATTGCGGCGCAAGTCAGAAAGCATTGGACCGTGGTGAAGAGCTTGAAACCCATGCGTACGCGTTCATTCACACCAACGATATCAAGACTTGGGTGACCAAGTTGTTTGGAGGCAATATGCAATTCG encodes the following:
- a CDS encoding DUF4411 family protein, whose protein sequence is MSYLLDANVFMSAKNLHYGLDFCPAFWDWLVHKGNTGSVFTIDKVADEIEAGQDELSDWARNHGDALFRRTPPTLAPQFTQVSTWATGQQYTPAAINTFLQVADFYLIAHALAGNHVIVTHEHPSNSPNRIKIPDACVGLGVRFMTPYQMLRIEHARFVLGTHA
- the arsS gene encoding arsenosugar biosynthesis radical SAM protein ArsS (Some members of this family are selenoproteins.); translated protein: MALTLIGRHNPLASSTEQLRILDETAGVTPFATRLTEAGLPSFQASGITVFQINVGKLCNQTCRHCHVDAGPDRTESMSRETAELCIAALAQTDIPTVDITGGAPELNPNFRWLVEHARALGRHVMDRCNLSVLQIPSQSDLAEFLAAHRVEVMASLPYYRASQTDAQRGEGIFDKSIDALRLLNKLGYGREGSGLLLNLVHNPVGAFLPPKQDAIEAQFRKELRARHGVEFNHLYTITNMPVSRFLEFLVESGNYDGYMARLANAFNPAAATGVMCRYTLSVSWDGKLYDCDFNQMLELPVDHGAPGHIRDFDPALLNQRRIVTRNHCYGCTAGSGSSCGGSVAS
- a CDS encoding N-6 DNA methylase is translated as MSLVKSKQRVSDHGEVFTPSWMVEAMLDLVKGETERIDSRFLEPACGSGNFLVRILQRKLAAVELKFGKSDFEKRHYALLALMCTYGIEILADNIAECRSNMLEILADYLNLEESDNLYQAAFYVLSQNLIHGDALSMRTSDGQPITFAEWGYLGKGKFQRRDFRLDILTQASAYSAEGDLFANLGKHEIFMPTKIYPPMTVSELATGFMHVALAPSPREEA
- a CDS encoding methyltransferase domain-containing protein, translated to MPIDEIEKKVSDRYAKAASTGEQMCCPTSYDMANLKSFIPEEVLKISYGCGTPAGLNTVSAGETVLDIGSGGGIDCFEASRLVGPTGRVIGIDMTDTMLEIARKNAVVVATNLGYPASNVEFRKGMADAMPVTDDTIDLIISNCVINLAPDKRKVFREMFRVAKPGGRFTISDIVADQPVPQYLVHDAEKWGDCLSGALTLTDYMAGMTEAGFVGLHLIKSSPWQRIDGIHFFSVTLTGYKLPAETAVRPARYATLRGPFSRVVDERGTPYMRGIPQPLTPELAALLSRPPFAALFVFSEAPLWLNREDPRWTAVFPEQVPCTWKGDYALMAGPFLEAHDDDHHVFRRGEPVEICSKTLKVLEAEGYAPHFAILNRASQPVGGDAVNCAPAGGCC
- a CDS encoding putative addiction module antidote protein, translating into MRKTTTIRYDTADHLRSPEDVAAYLEATFEEANGDAAFIAKALGNVARSKGMAKVAREAGLSRESLYKALSGDRSPGFDTVLRVMGALGLNLQVQVSRPRKLRSTTRSSKRRAV
- a CDS encoding type II toxin-antitoxin system RelE/ParE family toxin; the encoded protein is MFEIRTTRVFARWLDGLRDVRTRARVLVRVERLADGNPGDVKPVGEGVSEMRIDYGPGYRVYFIQRGEEVIVLLAGGDKRTQEADIQRALRLARNLEG
- a CDS encoding ImmA/IrrE family metallo-endopeptidase codes for the protein MTTVAASIPVLRWAAKRARFDDSDLVARFNKWPLWLSGEAQPTLKQLEDFARLTHTAIGYFFLPQPPALALPVPDFRILRDEALAEPSSNLLDTLYLCQQRQEWYRNHARMHGLPALPFVGSARLQEAPEVVAQRLRETLSLSAEARRQMPTWADALRQLIAKAEDAGVMVMVSSVVGSNSHRKLDVGEFRGFALADSLAPLVFLNGADSKAAQMFTLAHELAHVWLGATGVSDTQVGQVPEQQTERWCNQVAAELLMPMAELRAAHQPDAPIPDEIQRLAREFKVSTLVALRRLFDAGFISQVALWQHYREEQERLRTLKERSSSGGDFYHSLGARTSKRFARAIVSSTLEGLTSFPDAFRMLGMRKTATFYEAARELGVTA